From the genome of Acomys russatus chromosome 27, mAcoRus1.1, whole genome shotgun sequence, one region includes:
- the LOC127209810 gene encoding beta-defensin 50-like encodes MWPRKGYKYCAGSHPGTTHVRFKCIPKLGIVFGENCHFYGNLEGLCNNKRSRCCTVPVRMDNM; translated from the exons ATGTGGCCCAGGAAAGGCTACAAATACT GTGCCGGCAGCCATCCTGGTACAACCCATGTCAGGTTCAAATGTATACCGAAATTAGGAATCGTTTTCGGTGAGAACTGTCATTTCTATGGCAACTTGGAAGGCTTGTGTAATAATAAGAGATCCAGATGCTGCACGGTGCCTGTGAGAATGGATAATATGTAG